From Bifidobacterium sp. ESL0790, one genomic window encodes:
- a CDS encoding DUF58 domain-containing protein: MRRALAKARKVAPGWLTSYVSPLGWCVLALGVASLAAFPALGWHELIVIAVITLVMEAAGLIMSLGNTAFKATLKLSERRITVGDTVDVDVEVANPGKTPTVSAEGELPMGEAHESFRIPALAPGHTKSQRVQFRAATRAVLPVGPLSIRKGDPFGLIRHEQSLSEAINVYIHPRTVRLNTLSSGLARDLEGGPTEQVVDDDLDFYGLREYRPGDDMRNVHWLSSAKTGTLMIRQYDATKRTDTSLTLASNPGDYLDEQEFETAVSVAASIGAQCLMDSRPLVSHVSTHDCQAHNPTQFLDWCSGITPDMDENPNLAANTLKTSPDASFYFFVIGSLGELERLRRIAAAVPSESVCVIFSVDRSQASSIRQYDGFTLATLGKLDELPLVMEALR, translated from the coding sequence ATGCGGCGCGCCTTGGCCAAAGCGCGCAAGGTGGCCCCCGGATGGCTGACCTCGTACGTCTCGCCCCTGGGCTGGTGCGTGTTGGCGCTGGGCGTGGCGAGTCTGGCGGCGTTCCCGGCGCTGGGCTGGCATGAGCTCATCGTCATCGCGGTCATCACGCTGGTGATGGAGGCGGCGGGCCTGATCATGTCGTTGGGCAACACCGCCTTCAAGGCCACCCTCAAGCTCTCCGAGCGCCGCATCACCGTGGGCGACACGGTGGATGTGGACGTGGAGGTCGCCAACCCCGGCAAGACCCCGACGGTGAGCGCCGAGGGCGAGCTGCCCATGGGCGAGGCCCACGAGAGCTTCCGCATCCCAGCCCTGGCCCCGGGCCACACCAAGAGCCAGCGGGTGCAGTTCCGCGCCGCCACGCGAGCCGTGCTGCCCGTCGGCCCGCTTTCGATCCGCAAGGGTGACCCCTTCGGCCTGATCCGCCATGAGCAATCGCTTTCCGAGGCCATCAACGTCTACATCCACCCGCGCACGGTGCGCCTGAACACCCTGAGCTCCGGGCTGGCCCGCGACCTCGAGGGCGGTCCCACCGAGCAGGTGGTCGACGACGACCTCGATTTCTACGGCCTGCGCGAGTACCGTCCCGGCGACGACATGCGCAACGTCCACTGGCTGAGCTCGGCCAAGACGGGCACGCTGATGATCCGCCAATACGACGCCACCAAGCGCACCGACACCTCGCTGACCTTGGCCAGCAACCCCGGCGACTATCTCGACGAGCAGGAGTTCGAGACGGCGGTGAGCGTGGCCGCCTCCATCGGCGCGCAATGCCTCATGGATTCGCGCCCGTTGGTCTCCCACGTCTCCACCCACGACTGCCAGGCCCACAACCCCACGCAATTCCTCGATTGGTGCAGCGGCATCACCCCCGACATGGACGAGAACCCGAACCTCGCGGCCAACACCCTCAAGACGAGCCCCGACGCCTCGTTCTATTTCTTCGTCATCGGCTCGCTGGGCGAGCTTGAGCGGCTGCGTCGCATCGCCGCGGCGGTGCCCAGCGAATCAGTGTGCGTCATCTTCAGCGTCGACCGCTCCCAGGCCAGCTCCATCCGCCAATACGACGGCTTCACGCTGGCCACCCTAGGCAAGCTCGATGAGCTGCCCCTAGTGATGGAGGCGCTGCGATGA
- a CDS encoding AAA family ATPase — protein MTEQNLNPVSDETQLSDATHLSRYGRPDDSTGTDGTVYPSLPNRGRTARPQGGAADNGNPANPSNPAFVNPATPVDDGTAATDVTGPASRIDFDESVDGETLLSSSMPNITPSTESPTGFPAYADATGSASGVVYPSPLTNSADGQAASVNEPEDYAAQATSAPAYESQAQPVQATGQTASQAAAQSSSASATSESASTPSSTIMSAASPEILDFQRDFKKLTDNISEVVVGKPLPIKLCVTALMVGGHVLLEDNPGTGKTQLARGLANSIKTSFKRIQFTPDLLPSDVAGVTFYDQKSGEFEFRPGPVFASIVLADEINRASPKTQAALLEVMEEQKVTVDGKTYDMPQPFIVIATQNPLEQLGTYKLPEAQMDRFLIKTSLGAPSREVSINILKQIDVTDRANAISPVLTGDDILRMRKVASDVHVDEHILEYIERLVEATRLSEKTKVGSSMRGALALTRCARIWAAADGRGYVIPDDVRDLAVAVLAHRINLTAETDFKGETPEQIIGEILETVPVPTIGA, from the coding sequence ATGACCGAGCAGAACCTAAATCCAGTCAGCGACGAGACGCAGCTTTCCGACGCCACGCACCTCTCGCGCTACGGCAGGCCCGACGACAGCACCGGCACGGACGGCACGGTCTACCCCTCGCTGCCCAATCGCGGGCGGACGGCGCGGCCACAGGGCGGGGCGGCCGATAACGGCAATCCGGCCAATCCCTCTAATCCGGCTTTCGTCAACCCGGCCACCCCAGTGGACGACGGCACGGCCGCGACGGACGTCACCGGCCCCGCCTCCCGCATCGACTTCGATGAATCCGTCGACGGGGAGACCCTGCTGAGCTCGTCGATGCCGAACATCACCCCGTCCACGGAATCACCCACGGGCTTCCCCGCATACGCCGACGCGACGGGCTCGGCATCCGGCGTCGTCTATCCCTCTCCCCTGACCAACTCGGCCGATGGGCAAGCGGCATCGGTCAACGAACCTGAAGATTACGCGGCTCAGGCCACCTCCGCTCCCGCTTATGAGTCCCAGGCCCAGCCGGTTCAGGCGACAGGCCAGACGGCAAGCCAGGCCGCTGCGCAAAGCTCATCCGCGAGCGCAACCAGCGAAAGCGCCTCCACGCCATCCTCCACCATCATGAGCGCGGCGAGCCCCGAGATCCTCGACTTCCAGCGCGATTTCAAGAAGCTGACCGACAACATCTCCGAGGTGGTGGTCGGCAAGCCGCTGCCGATCAAGCTGTGCGTCACGGCGCTGATGGTCGGCGGCCATGTGCTGCTCGAAGACAACCCGGGCACCGGCAAGACCCAGCTGGCGCGAGGCCTGGCCAACTCCATCAAGACCTCGTTCAAGCGCATCCAGTTCACTCCGGACCTGCTGCCGAGCGACGTGGCGGGCGTGACCTTCTACGACCAGAAGTCCGGCGAGTTCGAGTTCCGCCCGGGCCCCGTCTTCGCCTCCATCGTGCTGGCCGACGAGATCAACCGCGCCTCGCCCAAGACCCAGGCCGCGCTCCTGGAGGTGATGGAGGAGCAGAAGGTCACCGTGGACGGCAAGACCTACGACATGCCCCAGCCCTTCATCGTCATCGCCACGCAGAACCCGCTCGAGCAGCTGGGCACCTACAAGCTGCCCGAGGCGCAGATGGACCGATTCCTCATCAAGACCTCGCTCGGCGCGCCCAGCCGTGAGGTCTCCATCAACATCCTCAAGCAGATCGACGTCACCGACCGCGCCAACGCCATCTCCCCGGTGCTGACCGGCGACGACATCCTGCGCATGCGCAAGGTGGCCAGCGACGTGCACGTCGACGAGCATATCCTCGAATACATCGAGCGCCTCGTGGAGGCCACCAGGCTGAGCGAGAAGACCAAGGTGGGCTCCTCCATGCGTGGCGCCCTGGCGCTGACCCGTTGCGCCCGCATCTGGGCGGCCGCCGACGGACGTGGTTATGTGATCCCCGACGACGTGCGCGACCTCGCCGTGGCCGTCTTGGCCCACCGCATCAACCTGACCGCCGAAACCGATTTCAAGGGCGAGACGCCCGAGCAGATCATCGGCGAGATCCTCGAGACCGTGCCTGTGCCGACCATCGGGGCGTGA